One stretch of Lysobacter sp. TY2-98 DNA includes these proteins:
- a CDS encoding protein phosphatase CheZ, producing MNAAVAVVSPERDAIVETLQSALRAIESGDDAACRAAIDGLVSWRTQPLVQGIVRLARELAVALGDDGRGAGAASLPDACARLEHVVQLTESSSMRTLDLIDECGRLLNALPEPQTDDQRTALAGLRSRFSEMSIAQGYQDLTGQIILRVVELVRAVHVGLGDIVGTHEPLHLNTNRGHGPAVTGIDPSPATQDNADELLSSLGL from the coding sequence ATGAACGCCGCGGTCGCGGTCGTTTCGCCCGAGCGCGACGCCATCGTCGAAACGCTGCAGTCGGCGCTACGCGCGATCGAGAGCGGTGACGATGCGGCCTGCCGCGCTGCCATCGATGGTCTCGTTTCGTGGCGCACGCAGCCGCTGGTGCAGGGCATCGTGCGTCTCGCGCGTGAACTCGCCGTCGCCCTTGGCGACGACGGTCGGGGCGCCGGCGCGGCATCGCTGCCCGACGCCTGCGCGCGTCTCGAGCACGTCGTGCAGCTCACAGAATCCTCGAGCATGCGCACGCTCGACCTGATCGACGAATGCGGCCGCCTGCTCAACGCGCTGCCCGAGCCGCAAACCGACGACCAGCGCACCGCGCTCGCCGGCCTGCGTTCGCGCTTCTCCGAGATGTCGATCGCTCAGGGGTATCAGGACCTCACGGGGCAGATCATTCTGCGCGTGGTCGAACTCGTTCGCGCGGTGCACGTCGGTCTCGGCGACATCGTCGGCACACATGAGCCACTGCATCTCAACACCAATCGCGGCCACGGCCCCGCCGTGACGGGCATCGACCCGTCGCCCGCGACGCAGGACAACGCCGACGAGCTGCTGTCGTCGCTCGGCCTGTAA
- the cheY gene encoding chemotaxis response regulator CheY, with translation MDKNIKILIVDDFSTMRRIVKNLLNDLGFFDTTEAEDGNSALVELRKAKFDLVITDWNMPGMPGIDLLKHIRADAALQKIPVLMVTAEAKREQIIEAAQAGVNGYVIKPFTAGALQDKLAKIFERIEAAA, from the coding sequence ATGGACAAGAACATCAAGATTTTGATCGTCGACGATTTCTCGACGATGCGCCGTATCGTCAAGAACCTGCTCAACGACCTCGGCTTTTTCGACACCACCGAAGCCGAAGACGGCAACAGCGCGCTCGTCGAGTTGCGCAAGGCCAAGTTCGACCTCGTGATCACTGACTGGAACATGCCGGGCATGCCGGGCATCGACCTGCTCAAGCACATCCGCGCCGACGCCGCGCTGCAGAAGATCCCGGTGCTCATGGTCACCGCGGAAGCCAAGCGCGAGCAGATCATCGAAGCCGCGCAGGCGGGCGTGAACGGTTACGTCATCAAGCCGTTCACCGCCGGTGCGCTGCAGGACAAGCTGGCGAAGATCTTCGAGCGCATCGAGGCCGCGGCATGA
- a CDS encoding RNA polymerase sigma factor FliA — protein sequence MTATAVKANAYKQTRSASDGFDANAIVVRHGELVRRIAHHLAARLPASVEVDDLIQAGMLGLIEAAKNFQADQGAAFETYASIRIRGSMIDEIRRGDWVPRSVHRRYRDVVAATRQVEQANGRAANSAEIAEVLGVSVDDYHHMLEDASRGQLLSLDEQMEDFDGEPRLAASCNVTPARELEHTVFRQALGEAIGNLPEREQLVLSLYYEQEMNLREIGAVLGISESRVCQIHGQAMLRLRGRLGDWRDTASEHVDA from the coding sequence ATGACCGCCACTGCAGTGAAGGCCAACGCCTACAAGCAGACCCGCAGCGCGAGCGACGGGTTCGACGCCAACGCCATTGTCGTGCGCCACGGTGAACTCGTGCGCCGCATCGCGCACCACCTCGCGGCGCGACTGCCGGCGAGCGTGGAAGTCGACGATCTGATCCAGGCCGGCATGCTCGGCCTGATCGAGGCCGCCAAGAACTTCCAGGCCGACCAGGGTGCCGCGTTCGAGACCTACGCCTCGATCCGTATCCGCGGCTCGATGATCGACGAGATCCGTCGCGGCGACTGGGTGCCCCGCAGCGTGCATCGCCGCTATCGCGACGTGGTCGCGGCGACGCGCCAGGTCGAACAGGCGAACGGTCGCGCGGCGAATTCGGCGGAGATCGCCGAAGTGCTCGGCGTGTCGGTCGACGACTACCACCACATGCTCGAAGACGCCTCGCGCGGCCAGCTGCTCTCGCTGGACGAGCAGATGGAAGACTTCGACGGCGAACCGCGCCTCGCGGCCAGCTGCAACGTCACCCCGGCGCGCGAACTCGAGCACACCGTGTTCCGCCAGGCGCTCGGCGAGGCGATCGGCAACCTGCCCGAGCGCGAGCAGCTGGTGCTGTCGCTCTACTACGAGCAGGAGATGAACCTGCGCGAGATCGGCGCGGTGCTCGGCATCAGCGAATCGCGCGTCTGCCAGATCCACGGCCAGGCGATGCTGCGCCTGCGCGGTCGCCTCGGCGACTGGCGTGATACGGCGTCGGAGCACGTCGACGCGTAA
- a CDS encoding MinD/ParA family protein: protein MSSPDPIAATRMASANDPAGPVRVIAVASGKGGVGKTSVSVNLAMSLQNSGQRVLLLDTDLGLANVDVMLGLSPRFTLSDVFAGRCELADTLIEGPNGLLVVPAASGKRHMTELTPAQHIGLVHAFSQLDMPIDVMVVDNAAGIADSVLTFCQAAQDVVVVVCDEPASVTDAYALIKVLSRERGVTRVQVLANQVGHPSEGRQLYDKLERVTSKFLDVTMNYLGAIPRDEWLRRAIQRQEAVVDAFPAAPSAMAFREIAKRAEKWQTPAGPRGHVEFFMERLIPTARSATA, encoded by the coding sequence ATGTCGTCGCCTGATCCCATCGCCGCCACGCGCATGGCCTCCGCCAACGATCCCGCCGGTCCGGTCCGCGTTATCGCGGTCGCGAGTGGCAAGGGCGGCGTCGGCAAGACGTCGGTGAGCGTCAACCTCGCGATGTCGCTCCAGAACTCGGGTCAGCGCGTGTTGCTGCTCGACACCGACCTCGGTCTCGCCAACGTCGACGTGATGCTCGGCCTGTCGCCCCGCTTCACGCTGAGCGACGTGTTCGCCGGCCGCTGCGAACTCGCCGACACGCTGATCGAAGGTCCGAACGGCCTGCTCGTGGTGCCCGCCGCCAGCGGCAAGCGCCACATGACCGAACTCACGCCCGCGCAGCACATCGGCCTGGTGCACGCGTTCTCGCAGCTCGACATGCCGATCGACGTGATGGTGGTCGACAACGCCGCCGGCATCGCCGACAGCGTGCTGACGTTCTGCCAGGCCGCGCAGGATGTGGTGGTCGTCGTCTGCGACGAACCCGCATCGGTCACCGATGCCTACGCGCTGATCAAGGTGCTGTCGCGCGAGCGCGGTGTCACCCGCGTGCAGGTGCTGGCCAACCAGGTCGGTCATCCGAGCGAAGGCCGCCAGCTGTACGACAAGCTCGAACGCGTGACGTCGAAGTTCCTCGACGTGACGATGAACTACCTCGGCGCGATTCCGCGCGACGAATGGCTGCGACGCGCGATCCAGCGCCAGGAAGCGGTGGTCGACGCGTTCCCCGCCGCGCCCTCGGCGATGGCCTTCCGCGAAATCGCCAAGCGCGCCGAGAAGTGGCAGACGCCGGCGGGCCCGCGCGGCCACGTCGAATTCTTCATGGAACGCCTGATTCCGACGGCGCGGAGCGCGACCGCATGA
- a CDS encoding AAA family ATPase, with protein sequence MRIKRFVAPDMRTALKMVREEHGPDAVILSNKPVHGGIEIVAATDYDEALVQQALRNAAEEPERPATALDALPAFATASLPTRALEAVAAAPAEPKSISRADAMIAALAGNTPQAAATRSALAERARTAMADAEKPAPALSAFLRKSTPAVEAAPLPKPEHVEAPRAGDDFRALLRRLTDEEEATATFSARATEMAQAEAEYVQTRAQAHVEAAASLDDVIEVPVAAVETAAPIDAEIVEIPAPVAATPAPAVEPVAVVTPIIETIATSEPTFAELVTTAPVAVPRQPQNFVDAFDPLAEMAAVQAPAPVVAAAPQRIVTVAAPPTLQLVVNQSEDPTIVAMRNELASMRQMIERQMGQFGLERLRGSPARALAFETLQAYGIDDTLAQTIASRIDPKLEPAKVKAPLLAELARMLTISRSEPLEDGGVFALIGPTGAGKTTTLAKLAARFAQRHRARDVALVTTDVERPGAREQLHALGRKLGITVCEAEGPEGLTDALDQLVDYPLVLVDTAGYAARDKALLGQVTWLRATRNLRSLLVLPANLQQQDMSEAVRRYRMAAPEAVVLTKLDETGRLGGAVSVAIKHGLSLAYTTAGQQVPADLEAADASRLVLQIEKLRRAADNPLATEERHVVA encoded by the coding sequence ATGAGAATCAAGCGTTTCGTAGCCCCCGACATGCGCACCGCGCTCAAGATGGTGCGCGAGGAGCACGGCCCCGACGCCGTCATCCTGTCGAACAAGCCGGTGCACGGTGGCATCGAGATCGTCGCCGCTACCGATTACGACGAGGCGCTGGTGCAGCAGGCGCTGCGCAACGCCGCCGAGGAACCGGAGCGTCCGGCTACCGCGCTCGACGCGCTGCCCGCCTTCGCCACGGCGTCCCTGCCGACCCGCGCGCTCGAAGCGGTCGCCGCCGCGCCGGCCGAGCCGAAATCAATCTCCCGCGCCGACGCGATGATCGCCGCGCTCGCCGGCAACACGCCGCAGGCTGCGGCCACGCGCAGCGCCCTGGCCGAGCGCGCGCGCACGGCGATGGCCGACGCCGAAAAGCCGGCGCCCGCACTGTCGGCCTTCCTGCGCAAGTCGACGCCCGCCGTCGAAGCCGCACCGCTGCCGAAGCCCGAGCACGTCGAAGCCCCCCGCGCCGGCGACGACTTCCGCGCCCTGCTCCGTCGCCTCACCGACGAAGAGGAAGCGACCGCCACCTTCAGTGCGCGCGCCACCGAGATGGCGCAGGCCGAAGCCGAATACGTGCAGACGCGCGCCCAGGCGCACGTCGAAGCCGCCGCATCGCTCGACGACGTGATCGAAGTGCCGGTCGCCGCCGTCGAAACGGCGGCACCGATCGACGCCGAGATCGTCGAGATCCCGGCGCCCGTCGCCGCGACGCCGGCCCCGGCCGTCGAGCCGGTCGCGGTCGTCACGCCGATCATCGAAACCATCGCGACCTCCGAGCCGACCTTCGCCGAACTCGTCACCACCGCACCGGTTGCCGTGCCCCGCCAACCGCAAAACTTTGTCGACGCGTTCGATCCACTCGCCGAGATGGCCGCGGTGCAGGCGCCGGCTCCGGTCGTCGCCGCTGCGCCGCAGCGGATCGTCACTGTCGCTGCGCCGCCGACGCTGCAGCTCGTCGTCAACCAGTCCGAAGATCCGACCATCGTCGCGATGCGCAACGAGCTCGCCTCGATGCGCCAGATGATCGAGCGCCAGATGGGCCAGTTCGGCCTCGAGCGCCTGCGCGGTTCGCCGGCGCGTGCGCTCGCGTTCGAAACACTGCAGGCCTACGGCATCGACGACACGCTCGCGCAGACCATCGCGTCGCGCATCGATCCCAAGCTCGAGCCGGCGAAGGTCAAGGCGCCGCTGCTCGCCGAACTCGCGCGCATGCTCACCATTTCGCGTTCGGAACCGCTCGAAGACGGCGGCGTGTTCGCGCTGATCGGCCCGACCGGCGCCGGCAAGACGACGACGCTCGCCAAGCTCGCCGCACGTTTCGCGCAGCGCCATCGCGCCCGCGACGTCGCGCTCGTCACCACCGATGTCGAACGTCCGGGTGCGCGCGAGCAGTTGCACGCGCTCGGTCGCAAGCTCGGCATCACCGTCTGCGAAGCGGAAGGCCCCGAAGGCCTGACCGACGCGCTCGACCAGCTCGTCGACTACCCGCTCGTGCTCGTCGACACCGCGGGCTACGCGGCGCGCGACAAGGCGCTGCTCGGCCAGGTCACCTGGCTGCGCGCGACGCGCAACCTGCGCTCGCTGCTCGTGCTGCCGGCCAACCTGCAGCAGCAGGACATGTCGGAAGCGGTCCGCCGCTACCGCATGGCCGCGCCGGAAGCCGTCGTGCTGACCAAGCTCGATGAAACCGGTCGCCTCGGCGGTGCGGTGTCCGTCGCGATCAAGCATGGTCTGTCCCTTGCATATACGACGGCAGGCCAGCAGGTGCCGGCCGACCTCGAAGCCGCGGATGCCTCGCGACTCGTGCTCCAGATCGAAAAACTCCGTCGCGCCGCCGACAACCCGCTCGCCACCGAGGAACGCCATGTCGTCGCCTGA
- the flhA gene encoding flagellar biosynthesis protein FlhA, which translates to MSRAAGIMQALKGGAGAPLVVLGMLAMVTVPLSPIVLDAFFTINIALSLVVLLAVVYVKRPLEFSIFPSVLLMVTLLRLALNVASTRVVLLHGHEGEAAAGHVIESFGQFVIGGSYAVGLVVFAILTIINFVVVTKGAGRISEVSARFILDAMPGKQMAIDADLNAGLLTREEAKARREDVRNEADFYGSMDGAGKFVRGDAVAGLLILGINLVGGMLIGILQHGLGFGQAASTYSLLAIGDGLVAQLPALLVSTATAMLVTRATTEQEMGDTVKKQVFGHHRALTVSAAILGLVGLVPGMPMFFLIAAAGMGYVAWRMNKNAKQAEVAPPVEDALGNAPAPSPNAELTWDELRPVEPLQLEVGYRLIPLVDKTQGGELLARLKGVRRKLTQDLGFLIPAVHVRDNLELAPNAYRIMVHGVPVANGELQPDREMALDPGRVFGQLEGIPTRDPAFGLDAVWIAPTQRAHAESLGYTVVDPATVVATHLSHLVREKASELLGHDEVQQLLANVAKQSPKLVEELTPKLLPLSTIVRVLQSLLLEKVPLRQMRQIVEALLEHGAMTQDPAQLVGVVRTALGRFIVQELNGLNAELPVFTLAPQLERVLQDSVSGQGAALEPGLAERLHQNLSDCVSRQEGKGEPAVLLVPSTIRTSIARLVRHSVPQLAVLAYGEVPEDKRLRLVGSIG; encoded by the coding sequence ATGAGTCGCGCTGCTGGAATCATGCAGGCGTTGAAAGGTGGCGCCGGTGCACCGCTGGTGGTGCTGGGCATGCTGGCGATGGTGACGGTGCCGCTGTCGCCGATCGTGCTGGACGCCTTCTTCACCATCAACATCGCGCTGTCGCTGGTGGTGCTGTTGGCGGTCGTCTACGTCAAGCGTCCGCTCGAGTTCTCGATCTTCCCCAGCGTGCTGCTGATGGTGACGCTGCTGCGCCTCGCGCTGAACGTCGCGTCGACGCGCGTGGTGCTGCTGCACGGCCACGAAGGCGAAGCCGCCGCGGGCCACGTCATCGAATCGTTCGGCCAGTTCGTGATCGGCGGCAGCTACGCCGTCGGCCTGGTCGTGTTCGCGATCCTCACCATCATCAACTTCGTCGTCGTGACGAAGGGCGCGGGCCGCATTTCCGAAGTGTCGGCGCGCTTCATCCTCGACGCGATGCCCGGCAAGCAGATGGCGATCGACGCCGACCTCAACGCCGGCCTGCTCACGCGCGAGGAAGCGAAGGCGCGTCGCGAGGACGTGCGTAACGAGGCCGACTTCTACGGCTCGATGGATGGTGCCGGCAAGTTCGTGCGCGGCGACGCCGTCGCCGGCCTGCTCATCCTCGGCATCAATCTCGTCGGCGGCATGCTGATCGGCATCCTGCAGCACGGCCTGGGTTTCGGTCAGGCCGCGAGCACGTATTCGCTTCTGGCGATCGGCGACGGCCTGGTCGCGCAGTTGCCGGCGCTGCTGGTGTCCACTGCGACGGCCATGCTCGTCACGCGTGCGACCACCGAGCAGGAAATGGGCGACACGGTGAAGAAGCAGGTGTTCGGTCACCATCGCGCGCTCACCGTTTCCGCGGCCATCCTCGGTCTCGTCGGTCTCGTGCCGGGCATGCCGATGTTCTTCCTGATCGCGGCCGCCGGCATGGGCTACGTCGCATGGCGCATGAACAAGAACGCGAAGCAGGCCGAGGTCGCGCCGCCGGTTGAAGACGCACTCGGCAATGCGCCGGCGCCGTCCCCGAATGCGGAACTCACCTGGGACGAACTGCGCCCGGTCGAGCCGCTGCAGCTGGAGGTCGGCTATCGCCTGATTCCGCTGGTGGACAAGACGCAGGGTGGCGAACTGCTCGCGCGCCTCAAGGGCGTGCGTCGCAAGCTCACGCAGGACCTCGGCTTCCTGATTCCCGCGGTGCACGTGCGCGACAACCTCGAACTCGCGCCGAACGCGTACCGGATCATGGTGCACGGTGTGCCGGTCGCGAATGGCGAGCTGCAACCCGATCGCGAAATGGCGCTCGACCCGGGCCGCGTGTTCGGACAGCTCGAAGGCATTCCCACGCGCGATCCCGCGTTCGGGCTCGACGCGGTGTGGATCGCGCCGACGCAGCGCGCGCATGCCGAGTCGCTGGGCTACACGGTCGTCGATCCCGCGACCGTCGTTGCGACGCATCTCTCGCACCTCGTGCGCGAGAAGGCGTCGGAACTGCTGGGTCACGACGAAGTGCAGCAGCTGCTGGCGAACGTCGCCAAGCAGTCGCCGAAGCTCGTCGAGGAATTGACGCCGAAACTGCTGCCGCTCTCGACCATCGTGCGCGTGCTGCAGTCGCTGCTGCTCGAGAAGGTGCCGTTGCGGCAGATGCGGCAGATCGTGGAAGCGCTGCTGGAGCACGGCGCGATGACGCAGGATCCCGCGCAGCTGGTCGGCGTCGTCCGCACCGCGCTCGGCCGCTTCATCGTGCAGGAACTCAACGGACTCAACGCGGAGTTGCCGGTGTTCACGCTGGCGCCGCAACTCGAGCGCGTGCTGCAGGATTCGGTGAGCGGCCAGGGCGCCGCGCTGGAACCCGGCCTGGCCGAGCGCCTGCATCAGAACCTCAGCGACTGTGTCAGTCGTCAGGAGGGCAAAGGCGAGCCGGCCGTGCTGTTGGTGCCGTCGACCATCCGCACGTCGATCGCCCGGCTGGTTCGCCACAGCGTCCCGCAGCTCGCGGTGCTGGCGTATGGCGAGGTACCGGAAGACAAGCGTCTCCGGCTGGTCGGTTCCATCGGCTGA
- the flhB gene encoding flagellar biosynthesis protein FlhB, whose amino-acid sequence MSETDNEDRTEAPSEKRLREARERGDVPRSKELANVAVLGCATLALKITGPHIGAASRDWMRNALQFDPSLINDPNRLPVYAAKTGAALLMQVSPLILAALAGCFVAPALMSGLRFSGAAFKADLTRLNPMAGLSRMYGKESLTELGRALLRLLLIGGIAAIVIKGSMSRLMDMPKQSLEMAVANGVDTVLGLFLALIIALAALAAIDVPYQRFAWRAKLKMTKQELRDEAKESDGNPEVKARMRHAAREMANRRMMDAVPTADVIITNPTHYAVALKYEAGGMRAPKVVAKGVDEMALRIRELAGQHKVSLVEAPPLARALYRQCKVDEEIPVKLYAAVAQVLTYIFQLRKWHPSRGPMPQLVQVDVGADGAPDPVGDNA is encoded by the coding sequence ATGTCCGAGACCGACAACGAAGACCGCACCGAAGCCCCATCAGAAAAGCGATTGCGGGAAGCCCGTGAGCGCGGAGATGTGCCGCGCTCCAAGGAACTCGCGAACGTGGCGGTGCTGGGCTGCGCGACGCTGGCGCTGAAGATCACCGGTCCGCACATCGGCGCGGCTTCGCGCGACTGGATGCGCAACGCGCTGCAGTTCGATCCGAGCCTGATCAACGATCCGAATCGCCTGCCGGTATACGCCGCGAAGACAGGTGCGGCCCTGCTGATGCAGGTGTCGCCCCTGATCCTCGCCGCGCTCGCCGGTTGCTTCGTCGCACCGGCGTTGATGAGCGGCCTGCGCTTTTCCGGCGCCGCGTTCAAGGCCGACCTCACCCGCCTGAATCCGATGGCGGGCCTGTCGCGCATGTACGGCAAGGAGTCGCTCACCGAACTCGGGCGCGCGCTGCTGCGCCTGCTGCTGATCGGCGGCATCGCGGCGATCGTCATCAAGGGTTCGATGTCGCGGCTGATGGACATGCCGAAGCAGTCGCTCGAAATGGCCGTCGCCAACGGCGTCGACACCGTGCTCGGCCTGTTCCTGGCGCTGATCATCGCGCTCGCGGCACTGGCCGCGATCGACGTGCCCTACCAGCGCTTCGCCTGGCGCGCCAAGCTCAAGATGACCAAGCAGGAACTTCGCGACGAAGCGAAGGAATCCGACGGCAACCCGGAAGTGAAGGCGCGCATGCGCCACGCGGCGCGCGAGATGGCGAACCGCCGCATGATGGATGCGGTGCCGACGGCCGACGTGATCATCACCAACCCGACGCACTACGCCGTCGCGTTGAAGTACGAAGCCGGCGGCATGCGCGCACCGAAGGTCGTCGCCAAGGGCGTGGACGAAATGGCGCTGCGCATCCGCGAACTCGCGGGCCAGCACAAGGTGTCGCTGGTCGAAGCGCCGCCGCTCGCGCGTGCGCTGTATCGCCAGTGCAAGGTCGACGAGGAAATTCCGGTGAAGCTCTACGCCGCGGTGGCGCAGGTGCTCACCTACATCTTCCAGTTGCGCAAGTGGCACCCGTCGCGCGGGCCGATGCCGCAGCTGGTGCAGGTCGACGTGGGCGCCGATGGTGCGCCGGATCCGGTCGGAGATAACGCATGA
- the fliR gene encoding flagellar biosynthetic protein FliR: MDAVTLTTADGLNLFGMLSSVLWYALRIGAAIQVLPMVGGHGVPARARLVLAIAISAALAQMLPAPPPAGVNAATFLAVGREFATGVAIGLMLRIAFEAGEVAGELVSQGMGLASATMANPLSGTASPVISQWFFLSFGLVFFTTDGHLALIQLLFDSYHSMPVGAPIPDWGAFVQAVPEFFGVALRAGLLLALPVMMALLAVNVAIGVLSKAAQQLSPMSLGFPVALLVGLVLLMALARELQGPVQRLFGDAFEAARALTG, encoded by the coding sequence ATGGATGCTGTCACCCTCACCACGGCCGACGGGCTGAACCTGTTCGGCATGCTTTCGAGCGTGCTCTGGTATGCGCTGCGCATTGGCGCGGCGATCCAGGTGCTGCCGATGGTGGGTGGGCACGGCGTGCCGGCGCGGGCGCGACTCGTGCTCGCGATCGCGATTTCCGCCGCACTGGCGCAGATGCTGCCCGCGCCGCCCCCGGCGGGTGTCAATGCGGCGACGTTCCTCGCGGTCGGGCGTGAATTCGCGACGGGCGTCGCGATCGGCCTGATGCTGCGCATCGCGTTCGAGGCGGGCGAGGTCGCGGGTGAACTGGTCAGCCAAGGCATGGGACTGGCGTCCGCCACGATGGCGAACCCGCTCAGCGGCACGGCGTCGCCCGTCATTTCCCAGTGGTTCTTCCTGAGCTTCGGCCTGGTGTTCTTCACCACCGACGGCCACCTCGCGCTGATCCAGCTGCTGTTCGACAGCTACCACTCGATGCCGGTCGGTGCGCCGATTCCCGACTGGGGCGCGTTCGTGCAGGCCGTGCCGGAATTCTTCGGCGTCGCGCTGCGTGCCGGCCTGCTGCTCGCACTGCCGGTGATGATGGCGCTGCTGGCGGTGAACGTGGCCATCGGCGTGCTCTCCAAGGCGGCACAGCAGCTGAGCCCGATGTCGCTGGGTTTCCCGGTCGCGCTGCTGGTCGGGCTGGTGCTGCTGATGGCGCTGGCAAGGGAATTGCAGGGTCCTGTCCAACGACTGTTCGGCGACGCCTTCGAGGCGGCCCGGGCCCTCACCGGCTGA
- a CDS encoding flagellar biosynthetic protein FliQ produces the protein MTPEVAMSEITRGLEMALVLGAPPLLAVLGVGVAVGVVQAATQINEQTIGFVVKAIALTATIAVMGHFLLGRLVSFTADLFSRIPQLIG, from the coding sequence ATGACGCCTGAAGTCGCAATGTCGGAAATCACGCGGGGACTGGAGATGGCCCTCGTCCTGGGCGCGCCGCCGCTGCTCGCCGTGCTCGGCGTGGGTGTCGCAGTGGGTGTGGTGCAGGCTGCGACGCAGATCAACGAGCAGACGATCGGTTTCGTGGTCAAGGCGATTGCCTTGACCGCGACGATCGCGGTGATGGGGCACTTCCTGCTGGGGCGGTTGGTGTCGTTTACGGCGGATCTGTTTTCGCGGATTCCGCAGCTCATCGGTTGA
- the fliP gene encoding flagellar type III secretion system pore protein FliP (The bacterial flagellar biogenesis protein FliP forms a type III secretion system (T3SS)-type pore required for flagellar assembly.) has translation MSVTLERLMRALCALALVVGLAFALLGNTAHAQAAPTAQVAAATQAPAATAQSAATATTPSKPLPSINVGQVGGQPVSMPLQVLLLMTGITLLPAALMGITAFTRIIIVLGLLRQALGTGQTPSNQVLLALALFLTFMVMTPTFDHAWTAGIAPYLDGHMDFKSAWGAASQPFRAFMLAQVRDTDLMTFAGLSHTGPYATPNDVPFSVLAASFLTSELKTAFEIAFLIYIPFVIIDLVVASVLMSMGMMMMSPMIVSAPFKILLFVLVDGWVLVVGSLAGSFNPVG, from the coding sequence ATGAGCGTCACGCTCGAACGCCTGATGCGCGCGCTGTGCGCACTCGCCCTCGTCGTCGGTCTCGCGTTCGCGCTGCTCGGCAACACCGCACACGCGCAGGCTGCACCGACCGCGCAGGTCGCTGCTGCGACGCAGGCGCCGGCCGCTACCGCGCAATCGGCAGCCACTGCCACAACGCCATCGAAGCCGCTACCGTCGATCAATGTCGGCCAGGTCGGCGGCCAGCCGGTGAGCATGCCGCTGCAGGTGCTGCTGCTGATGACCGGCATCACGCTGCTGCCGGCAGCGCTGATGGGCATCACCGCATTCACCCGCATCATCATCGTGCTGGGCCTGCTGCGGCAGGCGCTCGGCACCGGTCAGACGCCGAGCAACCAGGTACTGCTCGCGCTCGCGCTGTTCCTCACCTTCATGGTGATGACGCCGACGTTCGATCACGCATGGACGGCCGGCATCGCGCCGTACCTCGACGGCCACATGGATTTCAAATCCGCCTGGGGCGCGGCGTCGCAACCGTTCCGCGCCTTCATGCTGGCGCAGGTGCGCGACACCGACCTCATGACGTTCGCGGGCCTGTCGCACACCGGCCCGTACGCGACGCCGAACGACGTGCCGTTCAGCGTGCTCGCCGCGTCGTTCCTCACCAGCGAGCTCAAGACGGCGTTCGAGATCGCGTTCCTGATCTACATCCCGTTCGTGATCATCGACCTTGTCGTCGCCAGCGTGCTGATGTCGATGGGCATGATGATGATGTCGCCGATGATCGTGTCGGCCCCCTTCAAGATCCTGCTGTTCGTGCTCGTCGACGGCTGGGTGCTCGTGGTCGGCTCGCTCGCCGGCTCCTTCAATCCGGTGGGTTAG
- the fliN gene encoding flagellar motor switch protein FliN — MMPSDAAAPAAFETLTAEGGVGADLNLDVILDVNVTLSLEVGRARIPIRNLLQLNQGSVVELERAAGEPLDVYVNGTLIAQGEVVVVNDRFGVRLTDVVSPSERIKRLK, encoded by the coding sequence ATGATGCCTTCCGACGCTGCCGCGCCCGCGGCTTTCGAAACGCTCACCGCCGAAGGCGGTGTGGGCGCCGACCTCAATCTCGACGTCATCCTCGACGTCAACGTGACGCTGTCACTGGAAGTGGGCCGCGCGCGCATTCCGATCCGCAACCTGCTGCAGCTCAACCAGGGTTCGGTCGTGGAACTCGAGCGCGCCGCAGGCGAGCCGCTGGACGTCTACGTCAACGGCACGCTGATCGCGCAGGGCGAAGTCGTGGTGGTCAACGACCGCTTCGGTGTTCGCCTCACCGACGTGGTGAGCCCGTCCGAGCGCATCAAGCGCCTCAAGTGA